A stretch of Gammaproteobacteria bacterium DNA encodes these proteins:
- the pepQ gene encoding Xaa-Pro dipeptidase, with amino-acid sequence MTPDVQNLYQAHATDLISQHQDLLKKYDFDAAVIPSGELQYVFQDDMSYPFKANAYFKWLVPLCKHPNCFMVIPQKGKPTLIYFVPRDYWHAVPEMPDENLFSAFDVQVISKAGAAQGLLPHTSGQIAWLGEAPQAFDLPKTASLLPEPLLSELHWLRAYKSEYEQHCLYQASLLGAKAHLAAKQAFYAGLSELQIHNAYLHAMGCKESNLPYGNIVALNEHAAVLHFTEMDNVVYDKSELRSFLIDAGGSFHGYASDITRTYAFQHNDFAEMIVALDQKQLEIVDAIEPGDSYIELHKLTHRKVAEILLEFNVLDCALDEALEKHITSTFFPHGLGHHLGLHVHDAGGHQETATGGSKLPPPPHDFLRNTRTIEAGNYFTIEPGLYFIPQLLGELKDSKHSGLVNWDKVEEFLPFGGIRIEDNVLVGENAVENFTRKAFAELNPA; translated from the coding sequence ATGACGCCGGATGTTCAAAACCTTTATCAAGCCCATGCCACTGATCTGATCAGCCAACATCAGGACTTACTGAAAAAATACGATTTTGATGCTGCCGTGATCCCGTCGGGTGAATTGCAGTATGTTTTTCAGGATGATATGAGCTATCCGTTTAAAGCCAATGCGTATTTCAAATGGTTGGTGCCATTGTGTAAGCATCCAAATTGTTTTATGGTTATCCCGCAAAAAGGCAAGCCCACACTGATCTACTTCGTGCCCAGAGATTACTGGCATGCCGTGCCTGAAATGCCGGATGAGAATTTATTTTCGGCTTTTGATGTTCAGGTGATATCCAAAGCCGGAGCTGCGCAAGGATTGTTACCGCATACTTCGGGTCAGATCGCGTGGCTGGGCGAAGCGCCACAGGCATTCGACCTGCCAAAAACTGCCAGCCTCTTGCCTGAACCCTTGCTCAGCGAATTGCATTGGCTACGCGCCTACAAATCGGAATACGAACAACATTGTTTGTATCAGGCTTCCTTGCTTGGGGCAAAAGCCCATCTCGCGGCCAAGCAGGCCTTTTATGCGGGGCTAAGCGAGTTACAGATCCATAATGCTTATTTACACGCAATGGGCTGTAAAGAATCCAATCTGCCGTATGGCAATATCGTGGCATTGAATGAACACGCGGCGGTTTTGCATTTCACTGAAATGGATAATGTGGTGTATGACAAATCGGAGCTGAGAAGTTTTTTAATTGATGCCGGCGGCAGTTTTCATGGTTATGCATCAGACATCACGCGTACTTACGCGTTTCAGCACAACGATTTTGCTGAAATGATCGTAGCGCTTGACCAAAAGCAACTGGAGATTGTCGACGCGATCGAACCTGGCGATTCATACATTGAATTGCATAAACTAACCCATCGAAAGGTTGCCGAAATATTGCTTGAATTCAATGTGCTGGATTGTGCACTTGATGAGGCTTTGGAGAAGCACATCACCTCAACGTTTTTTCCGCATGGTCTGGGACATCACCTGGGTCTGCATGTGCACGACGCCGGCGGGCATCAGGAAACAGCCACCGGCGGCAGCAAATTGCCACCGCCACCACATGATTTTTTACGCAATACGCGCACAATTGAAGCGGGGAATTATTTCACGATCGAGCCGGGTTTGTATTTCATTCCTCAACTGCTCGGGGAGCTCAAGGACAGTAAGCACTCGGGCCTGGTTAACTGGGACAAAGTCGAGGAATTCCTGCCTTTTGGTGGTATTCGTATTGAGGACAATGTGCTGGTGGGTGAAAACGCGGTAGAGAATTTTACCCGTAAAGCCTTCGCTGAATTGAATCCGGCCTGA